A genomic stretch from Synergistaceae bacterium includes:
- a CDS encoding 1-deoxy-D-xylulose-5-phosphate synthase yields MNFLRQGFTHKDLLNIDDDKLPLLADDVRSVVVDTVRKNGGHLGSSLGVVELTIAMLKVFDPLNDRIIFDVGHQSYPYKILTDRFDRFHTLRMKDGISGFPRRNESPYDHFNTGHSSTSISAALGYAKARDLLHEDRNIIAFIGDASLINGLAFEALNYVRETNTRLIIILNDNRHSISNRVGGFSTVLAELSANTIYRRAKNFFRRHFGGNSRQPYAGNTNLLARARNFFKAFTRPINIFDKLGIKYWGPFDGHDMKTAIRMMTLAKNYYRPVILHFNTVKGKGLPEAESDPTKYHQLSPAGTPKFRTWSEAASEIAEELAMNDDRIVCFTAAMMTGVKLEKFSRAFPGRFFDVGIAESHMLTMAAGLAAGGMRPWVFIYSTFLQRATDQLMHDIALQNLPVVIMVDRAGLSGSDGDTHQGMLDIPWGRPVPNLEIYAPCDEDSLRECMLIASKRNGPTLIRYPRGKIPDGKITVSTENGIAKISDGHNWALFGNGAGVNIMLDVRETARREGVDVPAVYDVRRVKPIDAEELRGILGRYKVAAVIEDNYMAGGFGEAFGALIAEKGLGVKLLRFGVPDVCVKHATQEEQRELYGMTARNIIDTYRNEGQTETR; encoded by the coding sequence ATGAATTTTCTGCGACAAGGATTCACACATAAAGACCTGCTGAATATCGATGATGACAAACTGCCCCTGCTGGCTGACGATGTGAGGTCGGTTGTTGTTGACACAGTGAGGAAAAACGGCGGGCATTTAGGCTCATCACTCGGAGTCGTTGAGCTGACAATAGCAATGCTGAAAGTTTTTGACCCACTCAATGACCGCATAATTTTTGATGTCGGCCATCAGTCCTACCCGTACAAGATTCTCACAGACAGGTTTGACCGCTTTCACACTCTCCGAATGAAGGACGGAATATCAGGTTTCCCCCGCCGGAATGAGTCGCCCTATGACCATTTCAACACGGGACACTCAAGCACATCAATTTCTGCGGCACTGGGTTACGCAAAGGCGCGGGACTTGCTTCACGAGGACAGGAATATTATTGCCTTCATCGGGGACGCTTCATTGATTAACGGGCTTGCGTTCGAGGCACTGAATTACGTCCGCGAGACAAACACCCGCCTGATTATCATCCTCAACGACAACAGGCACTCAATCAGCAACAGGGTCGGGGGATTCTCTACGGTTCTTGCGGAGCTGTCAGCCAACACGATATACAGGAGGGCAAAAAACTTTTTCCGGCGGCATTTTGGAGGCAACAGCAGACAGCCTTACGCGGGGAACACGAATCTTTTAGCCCGCGCAAGAAATTTCTTCAAGGCATTCACCAGGCCGATAAACATTTTCGACAAGCTCGGAATAAAGTACTGGGGGCCTTTCGACGGCCACGACATGAAGACCGCTATCCGTATGATGACGCTGGCCAAGAATTACTACAGGCCGGTGATACTTCACTTCAACACCGTGAAAGGCAAAGGACTCCCGGAAGCAGAGTCAGACCCGACAAAGTATCATCAGCTTTCACCCGCAGGGACTCCGAAATTTCGAACATGGAGCGAGGCGGCCTCAGAGATTGCCGAAGAGTTAGCCATGAACGATGACAGAATAGTCTGCTTCACGGCGGCCATGATGACGGGGGTGAAGCTGGAGAAATTCTCGCGGGCATTTCCGGGACGGTTCTTTGATGTCGGAATCGCCGAGTCTCACATGCTCACGATGGCGGCAGGGCTTGCGGCGGGAGGTATGCGCCCGTGGGTGTTCATATACTCGACATTCTTGCAGAGGGCTACGGATCAGCTAATGCACGACATTGCGCTTCAGAATCTTCCTGTTGTGATTATGGTTGACCGCGCCGGGCTGTCAGGCTCAGACGGCGACACACATCAGGGAATGCTCGATATTCCGTGGGGCAGGCCGGTTCCGAACCTCGAAATTTACGCCCCCTGCGATGAAGACTCCCTCCGTGAATGTATGCTCATTGCCTCAAAACGTAACGGCCCGACATTGATACGTTACCCCCGCGGGAAAATCCCGGACGGAAAAATCACAGTCAGCACAGAAAATGGAATCGCAAAAATTTCTGACGGTCATAACTGGGCACTGTTCGGGAACGGCGCAGGCGTGAATATCATGCTTGACGTTCGTGAAACGGCGCGGCGTGAAGGCGTTGACGTTCCTGCGGTGTATGACGTTCGGAGGGTCAAGCCGATTGACGCGGAGGAATTGCGCGGGATTCTGGGACGGTACAAAGTTGCAGCGGTGATTGAGGATAACTACATGGCCGGGGGATTCGGCGAGGCTTTCGGGGCATTAATCGCGGAGAAGGGACTCGGCGTGAAATTATTGCGTTTCGGAGTGCCTGATGTCTGCGTGAAACATGCAACACAGGAGGAACAGCGCGAGCTTTACGGAATGACCGCCCGGAATATCATTGACACGTACAGGAATGAAGGACAAACAGAGACTCGATAA
- a CDS encoding flagellar FlbD family protein produces MIEVHRLNGEAFLLNSDMIETIDVTPDTVLRLLNGHRYVVKEKVKDVYRKIIAFRKAAGYTCIIANTADEADKPE; encoded by the coding sequence ATGATTGAAGTACATCGTCTGAACGGCGAGGCATTCCTGCTTAATTCCGACATGATTGAAACCATTGATGTAACGCCTGATACTGTACTGCGTCTCCTCAACGGCCACCGCTATGTGGTAAAAGAGAAAGTGAAGGACGTGTACAGGAAAATAATAGCCTTCAGGAAAGCGGCGGGCTATACCTGCATAATAGCAAACACTGCGGACGAAGCAGACAAACCAGAATAA
- a CDS encoding GAF domain-containing protein — protein sequence MPENINDLYNHVDFIINGGAVKTLADYLESAGIKAVIAESGTPGLLNVTGAAGLMPSSLTIKDEITVLFAKSPAKESYQLEFSAGNDTWPGVIRIRGAYWELYILLKDKPENPDSLLKDLKPYAGLIMLWENMRNISETEKKLSRLSYMILATKSTLASIFEPMPLQYFASFLADVLQESLFPKSVAILKDEGNYLTVFNGKADSIPERRGVYAEQILPPAPVVVKSDSPAEVVLPVAEGDCRLFCLMTWDKLPDKETMNFIELLGNLAVRAIAINNLRTQSRQAEASISAGEFTVLSLSNVLKVLRGAEDRSKFFSLLVDIFMEQCRMNSCILATWSNSRKGYALSEQRRGHIKAEAETTLLPSPEGPVKSANVGEAYYDLGAMSPDSVFRSWGLAGCPWKNALKESSAKYIFPVCDDNSLVGIIALGSGTEGRNALDRSQLASLQLIAQFAAYEFRRFA from the coding sequence ATGCCAGAAAATATTAATGACCTTTACAATCATGTAGACTTTATCATTAACGGCGGGGCAGTGAAGACTCTTGCCGACTATCTCGAAAGCGCGGGCATTAAGGCGGTAATCGCAGAGTCTGGGACTCCAGGTCTCCTGAATGTTACAGGAGCGGCCGGACTCATGCCGTCATCCCTCACAATCAAGGACGAAATCACCGTGCTGTTCGCGAAATCACCCGCAAAAGAATCGTACCAGCTCGAATTTTCCGCAGGCAATGACACATGGCCGGGTGTCATCAGAATCAGGGGGGCATATTGGGAGCTGTATATACTCCTCAAAGACAAACCCGAAAATCCCGACTCCCTCCTCAAAGACCTAAAGCCCTACGCCGGACTCATAATGCTGTGGGAAAACATGCGTAACATTTCCGAGACAGAGAAAAAATTATCCCGTCTGTCGTATATGATCCTTGCCACAAAAAGCACACTCGCGTCAATCTTTGAGCCTATGCCGCTTCAGTATTTCGCCTCGTTCCTTGCTGACGTTCTGCAGGAGAGCCTGTTCCCGAAATCCGTCGCAATCCTCAAAGATGAGGGAAATTATTTGACGGTCTTCAACGGAAAGGCCGACTCCATTCCCGAACGCAGGGGAGTTTACGCGGAACAGATTCTCCCGCCCGCGCCTGTTGTCGTGAAGAGCGACTCGCCCGCTGAAGTTGTCCTGCCTGTCGCTGAAGGTGATTGCAGGCTCTTCTGCCTCATGACGTGGGACAAGCTCCCGGACAAAGAGACGATGAATTTCATTGAGCTGCTTGGGAATCTCGCAGTCCGTGCAATCGCAATCAACAATTTACGCACCCAGTCCCGGCAGGCTGAAGCGTCAATTTCCGCAGGGGAGTTCACGGTTCTTTCACTGTCGAACGTCCTGAAAGTTTTGCGCGGTGCTGAGGACAGGTCAAAATTCTTCTCGCTCCTTGTCGATATATTCATGGAGCAGTGCAGAATGAACAGCTGCATTCTCGCCACTTGGAGCAATTCCCGCAAAGGCTACGCGCTCTCGGAGCAGAGACGGGGACACATCAAAGCCGAGGCTGAGACAACATTACTCCCGTCCCCTGAAGGCCCGGTGAAGTCCGCCAATGTCGGAGAAGCATATTATGATCTCGGAGCGATGAGTCCTGACTCCGTGTTCAGGTCATGGGGGCTTGCGGGGTGTCCGTGGAAAAACGCCCTCAAAGAGTCGTCAGCAAAATACATTTTCCCCGTCTGCGATGACAATTCGCTTGTAGGAATAATCGCGCTCGGTTCGGGGACTGAAGGAAGGAATGCGCTTGACCGTTCGCAGCTGGCTTCCCTGCAATTAATCGCACAGTTTGCGGCGTATGAGTTCAGGCGGTTCGCATAA
- a CDS encoding motility protein A: MASGGNIGAYIDVPSLMITIGGAIGATIISNPGARLKAMTGCLKNVFVFHEPDLVGMVQMIVSFAEKARREGLLSLEADIAEVESDFMRKAIQLVVDGTDPELVRAILDTEIGNFEDRHSANKAVFDHLTEFAPSFGMIGTLIGLIAMLGNLSDVNALGPGMAVALITTMYGSMMANMFGSPVSKKLAARSAQEVKSMELMVEGILAIQAGENPRIVEEKLKVYLPPAMREAFNQEEG; encoded by the coding sequence ATGGCTTCCGGCGGCAACATCGGAGCATATATAGACGTTCCCTCACTGATGATCACAATCGGAGGTGCAATCGGCGCGACAATAATCTCAAACCCCGGCGCAAGGCTCAAAGCTATGACCGGATGCCTGAAGAATGTATTTGTGTTTCATGAGCCTGATTTAGTCGGAATGGTTCAGATGATTGTGAGCTTTGCGGAAAAAGCACGGCGCGAGGGATTGTTATCGCTTGAGGCTGACATTGCCGAGGTTGAGAGCGACTTCATGAGGAAGGCAATACAGCTTGTTGTTGACGGAACAGACCCGGAATTAGTGCGGGCGATTCTTGACACTGAGATAGGAAACTTTGAGGACAGGCACAGCGCGAACAAAGCAGTTTTTGACCACTTGACGGAGTTCGCTCCCTCGTTCGGAATGATCGGTACACTTATCGGACTTATAGCAATGCTGGGAAACCTTTCGGACGTTAACGCGCTCGGTCCCGGTATGGCGGTCGCACTCATCACGACAATGTACGGCTCAATGATGGCTAACATGTTCGGGTCTCCCGTCAGCAAAAAACTTGCGGCACGTTCAGCGCAGGAAGTCAAATCGATGGAATTGATGGTAGAAGGAATACTAGCGATACAGGCAGGGGAGAACCCTCGAATCGTTGAAGAGAAACTGAAAGTATATCTTCCTCCCGCAATGCGCGAAGCCTTCAATCAGGAGGAGGGCTAA